CGCCTGATCGGGCGGCTGGAGAAGGACGGCCTGGTGGAACGCACCGTGTGTCTGGAGGACCGGCGCGGTGTGTGGGTCGCGCTCACCCGCAAGGGACGCGACCTGCACGCCGAGGTACGCCCCCTGCAACGCGCCGTGCTGGCCCGCATGCTGAACGTCTAGCGTCCCCCCGCCGCACCTCGCCCCTCCCCACACGAACGCGTCACACCACGAACTCGGCCCCGTCCGGCAGCACTTCGACCCCCGCCGCGCTCACCCGCGCCCGGGCGTCCGAGTCCGGGTCGAGCAGCGGGTTCGTGTTGTTGAGGTGCGTGTAGATCCGTCGGGGGCCGGAATGACGGGCGAGGGCCGCGAGGCTGCCGCGCACGCCCGCCACCGGAAGGTGCCCCATCGCCGCCTGCCGCCCGCCCCGCGAGCGCACGGCCGTGCCCATCTCGTCGGGCGCGAAGAACGTGCCGTCGAGCAGTGCGCAGTCCGCCGAGGCGAGCAGGTCGTCCAGCTCCGGGGTCCAGGCGCCCAGACAGGGCGCGTACAGGAGCACTCCGCCGCCTGCCAGGTCCTCGATCCGGTACGCGGTCACCCAGCGGTCGTCCGGGTCGGGGCCGGCGACGTACTTCGGGGCCTTGGGACCGAGGGGGTGCGCGGTGACGACCAGACCGCCGGACAGCACGAATCCGCCCTCGGTCAGGCTGTCCGCCCACTCCCAGGGGGCGTAGCGGTCGAGCAGGTCACGCAGGGGGGCCAGGGTGGCGAGGACGGGCGGTGCGGCGTAGACCTTGAGCCCGGCTCCGCCGCGCAAGACGGTCAGCCCGGCGACGTGGTCGGCTTCCGCGTCGGTCAGGAGCACGCCCCGTACGGGGGTGTCCCGAGGCCCCGGTCCGGGCGCGAGAGCCGGGGTGGTGGTCAGCTGCGTACGGATGTCGGGCGAGGCGTTGAGCAGCCACCAGTCGCGGGAGTTGCCGCTCAGGGCGACGGACTCCTGGGTCCGCGCGGGCAGTTTTCCGTCGCGGGCGGCCGCGCAGAGCGCGCACGCGCAGTTCCACTGTGGGAAGCCGCCACCGGCGGCCGTGCCCAGCAGGACGACTTTCAAGGGGGCTCCCCTCCCTGCGCATGAAACCGTACCCGGAGGATCTTCCCCACTCGGCGGCCAGAACTACGCGGCGGCCGGGGGCAGTTCGGGACGATCTTCGCCGGGGCGCCGGTCCGCGGGGCGCGCGGGCGGGATCGGTGTCGAGGGGAAGTCCCGCGGTCCGGTCCACAGCGCCGGGACCGCGTCGCCGCGGCGGCACAACTCGAAGGCGATCGTCTCGTAGTTGACCCGCCAGCCGTGGAAGTGCGGCCACGCCTGTTCGGCCGTCCGCTCGGCGGGGAACCCGGCCGCCTCCAGCATCGCGACGGCCGCGTCGAACTCCAGGTAGGTGAGCTGGATCGGGGTCTCGGGTGCGGGGTCGGTGTCGTAGGGGAAACGCAGGGAGCGGGCGATGTCGCGCAGTGCGGTGAATCCGGCGCGCAGCATCAGGCGGGCCTCGGGCGGGGCGCTGCTCGGGGTCAGGGCGAGCTGCATGGCGGCCGCGTCCATGACGGCGACGAGGGCGACGATCCAGCTGCGGTAGGGCCGCGGTGAGCGGAACGCGAGCAGGACGGGGTACGTGGAGTGGCTCTCGCCGATGTCGGAGGCGAGCCGTTCCCAGGAGCGGTAGAGCTCGGGCAGCGCGGTCTCGGTGTCGACCAGCCACTGCCGGGCGAGGATCTCCGGTCCCCAGGCGGGTTCGCCCGCGCGCGACTGGAGCAGGGTCACCTCCAGCTCGCGGCGGTTGTAGGCGGCGTACAGGGTGGGCAGGTAGGCGATCTGGAGGGCGATCACGACCGGTCCGGTGACGGCCGCGATGAAGTCCACCACGGACAGGTGCAGTCGGTCGCCGCTGGCGAAGCCGAGCGTGAACAGGCTGGAGCCCGCCTCCCGGACCGATTGGGTCCAGGTCAGCGAGGAGATGGCGTGCAGCAGCAGTCCGAAGCCGATCAGGGCGCCGCCGAGCCAGCTCACGAGTGTGCCCATCAACATGAGCGGGGCGAGCCAGGTCTGTGCGCGGTCGATGGCACGGTAGCTGCCGCCGGGGGCGGCGAGGCGCAGCAGGAAGCGCAGGGAGCGCCACCAGCGGATCACCATCGAGGAGTACAGCCCGCGGGGCACGACGAGGGTGCGCAGGATGCTGGCGAACACCAGCAGCAGGAGCAGGCCACCGGCCACGCCCGAGATCCATTTCATGCGGTCATTCTCACGTCCGACGCGGACGTCTTCAGCGCAACGGATCTCGTACGGCGCGAACGGGGCCCGCGACCCGCATGTCGAACGGTCAGGCCCGCGGCCGGACCAACAGGGTACGAACGCCCTCGGAGGTGAGGGTCAGGCCGTTCGGTGAACTCGGGTCGATGGTGAGCGACAGATCACCGGTCGGCCATTGGGAGGCGAGCGCGCCCAGCGGAACCAGACGGTAGCGGGAGACGGACGGCAG
This portion of the Streptomyces mirabilis genome encodes:
- the pqqB gene encoding pyrroloquinoline quinone biosynthesis protein PqqB — translated: MKVVLLGTAAGGGFPQWNCACALCAAARDGKLPARTQESVALSGNSRDWWLLNASPDIRTQLTTTPALAPGPGPRDTPVRGVLLTDAEADHVAGLTVLRGGAGLKVYAAPPVLATLAPLRDLLDRYAPWEWADSLTEGGFVLSGGLVVTAHPLGPKAPKYVAGPDPDDRWVTAYRIEDLAGGGVLLYAPCLGAWTPELDDLLASADCALLDGTFFAPDEMGTAVRSRGGRQAAMGHLPVAGVRGSLAALARHSGPRRIYTHLNNTNPLLDPDSDARARVSAAGVEVLPDGAEFVV